A section of the Chryseobacterium scophthalmum genome encodes:
- a CDS encoding outer membrane protein assembly factor BamD — protein MKKYILGIFAIAVLASCKSQQEKALRSADKNFILKAANENFAKKKWKNALALYDRLPNLVAGTDDAPNVVFNSAYANYYDKNYRLAGNQFKNFSVSFPQDNRKEEAAYMSALCYYNGSMDYNLDQSSTELAINELQEFLNAYPNSERSKNINTMIDELSYKLEFKAYENAKQYFKMADYKASVTTFENVLDDFPSTKLRPKIYDYMMKARYSLALGSNYDLKGERIESALAFTRQVEKELPDTEYSKTALDLRQKLEKEKKDFVVAKKQMDEKIAVLTAKQKKIADKLAEQNKTEQQIKEQIANEKKAMQIQRDSAALQTPPPAATFKIQR, from the coding sequence ATGAAAAAGTATATTTTAGGTATTTTCGCCATTGCTGTTTTGGCATCGTGCAAAAGTCAGCAGGAAAAAGCGTTGAGAAGTGCAGACAAAAACTTTATTCTTAAAGCTGCAAACGAAAATTTTGCTAAAAAGAAGTGGAAAAATGCATTGGCACTTTATGACAGACTTCCAAATTTGGTTGCAGGTACAGATGATGCACCGAATGTGGTTTTCAATTCTGCCTATGCTAATTATTACGATAAAAACTACAGACTGGCTGGAAATCAGTTTAAAAACTTCTCAGTAAGTTTCCCTCAGGATAACAGAAAAGAAGAAGCGGCATACATGTCTGCATTGTGTTACTACAATGGTTCTATGGATTATAACTTAGATCAGTCTAGTACAGAATTGGCAATTAATGAACTTCAGGAGTTTTTGAATGCATATCCTAATTCTGAAAGATCAAAAAACATCAATACAATGATTGATGAGCTTTCATATAAATTAGAATTCAAAGCTTACGAAAATGCCAAACAATATTTCAAAATGGCAGACTACAAAGCTTCAGTTACTACTTTTGAAAACGTTTTAGATGATTTTCCAAGTACAAAGCTTCGTCCGAAAATCTATGATTATATGATGAAGGCGCGTTATTCTTTAGCTTTAGGTTCAAATTATGACTTAAAAGGTGAGCGTATTGAAAGCGCTTTGGCTTTTACAAGACAGGTTGAAAAAGAACTTCCCGATACAGAATATTCTAAAACGGCTTTAGATTTAAGACAAAAGCTTGAAAAAGAGAAAAAAGATTTTGTTGTCGCTAAAAAGCAAATGGACGAAAAAATTGCAGTACTAACCGCAAAACAGAAAAAGATTGCGGATAAGCTTGCAGAACAGAATAAAACAGAACAGCAAATAAAAGAACAAATTGCTAACGAGAAGAAAGCAATGCAGATTCAGAGGGACAGTGCAGCGTTACAGACACCTCCTCCTGCGGCGACTTTCAAAATCCAAAGATAA
- a CDS encoding TetR/AcrR family transcriptional regulator, translating into MGKKFSEKQIHILDIAEELIAKKGYEGTSVRDISTKANINVAMISYYFGSKEKMMSYLYQYRVLKTRENFSEFADTIKDGRPEMQMKEMIKYIVSQLFRYNYFHGFVTQELRHTENLKDELLDFYQLFVRKLDEVIKKGVTSGAFTFTPKPEDILTTILGSTLFVIRNKNFYELYVPHKDDESYTKEAEKKVRMNLLMNIFAVLGYAAD; encoded by the coding sequence ATGGGAAAAAAGTTTTCTGAGAAGCAAATTCACATTCTTGATATTGCCGAAGAACTCATCGCGAAGAAAGGATATGAGGGAACATCTGTACGAGATATTAGCACAAAAGCCAATATCAATGTCGCAATGATTTCTTATTATTTTGGCTCTAAAGAAAAGATGATGTCTTATCTATATCAGTATAGAGTATTAAAAACAAGAGAGAATTTTTCTGAATTTGCAGACACCATAAAAGACGGCAGGCCGGAAATGCAGATGAAAGAAATGATCAAATATATTGTCAGCCAGCTTTTCAGATATAACTATTTTCATGGTTTTGTCACTCAGGAACTTCGTCATACAGAGAATCTTAAAGACGAGTTACTGGATTTTTATCAGCTTTTTGTAAGAAAATTAGATGAAGTCATCAAAAAAGGGGTTACTTCAGGAGCTTTCACATTTACACCAAAACCAGAGGATATCCTTACCACAATACTTGGTTCTACCTTGTTTGTCATCAGAAATAAAAATTTCTACGAGCTGTATGTACCTCACAAAGATGACGAATCTTACACCAAAGAAGCCGAAAAAAAGGTGAGAATGAATCTCTTAATGAATATTTTTGCTGTTTTGGGATACGCAGCAGACTAA
- a CDS encoding DNA repair protein RecN — protein MLSRIYIKNFALIDALEVSLKNGLQVITGETGAGKSIILGALRLVLGERADIKSISKTEEKSIVETEFELNNQFKKFFIENDLDYEHQTIIRREILPSGKSRAFINDVPVTLDILKELTSQLIDIHSQFETSNLFTSEYQFKIIDGLSDNKNLIENYQQDFYEFQTLKTQLKKFQTQLSENTKESDYKQFLLSELEDMKMDDVNYPDLQNQLSMQENAGMISENLGQLLSRFHQEEIGILSFFNEAKSKLSKIAEVSTNFAELNERFETSFVEIKDILSELEDEADRIEINPETLAQLLEFNNKINTLFLKHNVSDIEDLKEIRDQLSGEQKGTAEIEAYIAQILENISKKEKSLESLSQKLSKNRKKSIPVFIKKAEDLLKKLGLEKAKVDIEITDASEYNQFGKENIQLLFQANSGFPLKPIQTAISGGERSRVMLAVKKIIAESDELPTLILDEIDTGVSGKVAEEIGNLMREMSEDMQLIVISHLAQVAAKGNDNYKVVKQDINGKTQSTIIPLNDEEKLNEIAQLISGSKITEAALTQAKELIG, from the coding sequence ATGCTTTCAAGAATTTACATTAAAAATTTTGCCCTTATTGATGCTCTCGAAGTATCTTTAAAAAATGGTTTACAGGTAATTACCGGTGAAACTGGTGCGGGTAAATCGATTATTCTCGGTGCTCTTCGATTGGTTTTAGGAGAAAGAGCAGATATAAAATCAATTTCAAAAACTGAGGAAAAAAGTATCGTTGAGACAGAGTTTGAACTGAACAATCAGTTTAAAAAATTCTTTATTGAAAATGATCTCGATTATGAGCATCAGACAATTATCAGAAGAGAAATTTTGCCTTCAGGAAAATCAAGAGCATTTATCAATGACGTTCCGGTAACTTTGGATATCTTGAAAGAACTGACTTCTCAGTTGATTGATATTCATTCTCAGTTTGAAACCTCAAATCTTTTTACGTCAGAATATCAGTTTAAAATCATCGACGGACTTTCGGATAACAAAAACCTGATTGAAAATTATCAGCAGGATTTTTATGAATTCCAGACTTTAAAAACTCAGCTTAAAAAGTTTCAGACTCAGCTTTCAGAAAATACCAAAGAAAGTGATTATAAGCAATTTCTTTTGAGCGAGCTGGAAGATATGAAAATGGATGATGTAAATTATCCAGACCTGCAAAATCAGCTTTCTATGCAGGAAAATGCAGGAATGATTTCAGAAAATTTAGGACAGCTTTTATCCAGATTTCATCAGGAAGAAATAGGAATTCTTTCCTTTTTTAATGAAGCAAAATCTAAACTTTCTAAAATTGCAGAAGTTTCCACCAACTTTGCAGAGCTTAACGAAAGATTTGAAACGTCTTTTGTAGAAATCAAGGATATCCTTTCTGAATTGGAAGACGAAGCCGACAGAATTGAAATTAATCCCGAAACTTTAGCCCAACTTTTAGAATTCAACAATAAAATAAACACCCTTTTTTTAAAACATAATGTTTCTGATATTGAAGATTTAAAAGAAATCAGAGATCAGCTTTCGGGTGAACAGAAAGGAACGGCAGAAATTGAAGCGTACATCGCACAAATTCTTGAAAACATTTCTAAAAAAGAAAAATCTCTGGAATCTTTAAGCCAGAAACTTTCGAAAAACAGAAAAAAAAGCATTCCTGTTTTTATTAAAAAAGCAGAAGACTTGCTTAAAAAACTCGGACTTGAAAAAGCAAAAGTTGATATTGAAATCACCGATGCTTCAGAATACAACCAGTTCGGAAAAGAAAATATTCAGTTGTTATTTCAGGCAAATTCAGGGTTTCCGTTAAAGCCTATTCAAACTGCCATTTCAGGTGGTGAAAGATCCCGTGTAATGCTTGCTGTGAAAAAAATCATTGCTGAAAGCGACGAGCTTCCAACTTTAATTTTAGATGAAATCGACACCGGAGTTTCAGGAAAAGTAGCCGAAGAAATCGGAAATCTGATGCGCGAAATGTCTGAAGATATGCAGCTGATCGTTATCTCTCATTTAGCACAGGTTGCTGCAAAAGGAAATGATAATTATAAAGTTGTAAAACAGGATATTAACGGAAAAACTCAGTCAACGATTATTCCGCTCAACGATGAAGAGAAACTAAACGAAATTGCGCAGCTTATTTCTGGAAGTAAAATCACCGAAGCCGCATTAACGCAGGCAAAAGAATTGATTGGATAA
- a CDS encoding TatD family hydrolase: MTRFLVKLRLFNISVNRCLIIFNLTVIVVFLNMEFFDFHHHKKNISKGIYNLEYGEAPPEFPYSIGIHPQDIQLENIENQFDWLNSNITENCFAIGECGLDGLISTEQKIQEQVFKRQIEISNEIKKPLIIHCVKKFYEVISFRKMADQPMIIHGFNKKQSIADDLLKNKFYLSFGKPVLYNLSLQNVLKTIPLDKIFLETDNEDFNIEELYIKVSELKGISLERLNEQISENLETIQHG, from the coding sequence ATGACTAGGTTTTTAGTAAAGTTAAGACTTTTTAACATATCTGTAAACAGATGTTTAATAATTTTCAATCTTACGGTAATTGTAGTATTTTTGAATATGGAATTTTTTGATTTTCATCATCATAAGAAAAATATAAGTAAAGGGATTTACAATCTGGAATATGGTGAAGCTCCACCAGAATTTCCATATTCAATAGGAATTCATCCTCAAGATATTCAATTGGAGAATATTGAAAATCAATTCGATTGGTTAAATTCTAATATTACTGAAAATTGTTTTGCGATTGGTGAATGTGGACTCGACGGATTGATTTCTACCGAGCAAAAAATACAGGAACAAGTTTTTAAAAGGCAGATTGAAATTTCAAATGAGATTAAAAAACCTTTAATTATTCATTGTGTAAAAAAATTCTACGAAGTGATTTCTTTCAGGAAGATGGCAGATCAACCGATGATTATTCATGGATTTAATAAGAAACAGAGCATTGCGGATGATCTACTTAAAAATAAATTTTATTTGAGTTTTGGAAAACCTGTTTTGTATAATCTATCTTTGCAGAATGTTTTAAAGACAATTCCTTTAGATAAAATATTTTTGGAAACTGATAATGAAGATTTTAATATCGAAGAATTATATATAAAGGTTTCAGAATTAAAAGGGATTTCTTTAGAAAGACTTAACGAACAAATTTCAGAAAATTTAGAAACGATTCAGCATGGATAA
- the coaBC gene encoding bifunctional phosphopantothenoylcysteine decarboxylase/phosphopantothenate--cysteine ligase CoaBC, translated as MSISGKKILIAVSGGIAAYKIHFLIRDLVKKGAEVQVIMSPDAEHFVTKLSLSTLSKNPVYTEFYSDNGTWNSHVEMALWADVMIVAPCTANTLAKMIHGICDNLLIATYMSAKCPVFIAPAMDLDMYQHPSTKNNLKLAEEFGHTVIPAESGELASGLVGQGRMAEPETIVKTIEEFFNSDQKKSLEGKTILITAGPTYEAIDPVRFIGNHSSGKMGFSLAEEAAKRGAKVILISGPSSLNPKHENIDLHRITSAKEMLDKVFEYYDTIDIGIASAAVADYAPKVVASEKIKKNEDTFTIELIKNPDILKTMGDKKAHQFLVGFALETQNEEENAKGKLAKKNLDMIVLNSLRDEGAGFKNDTNKIKIFTKTEKMEFDLKSKENVAKDILDCIEAQFLK; from the coding sequence ATGAGTATTTCCGGGAAAAAGATTCTCATTGCCGTTTCTGGTGGAATAGCTGCCTACAAAATTCATTTTCTAATTAGAGATTTGGTGAAAAAAGGTGCCGAAGTTCAGGTAATTATGTCTCCTGATGCAGAACATTTTGTGACCAAGCTGAGTCTTTCTACACTTTCAAAAAATCCTGTTTATACAGAGTTTTACAGCGACAACGGAACTTGGAACAGTCATGTTGAAATGGCACTTTGGGCAGATGTAATGATTGTTGCGCCTTGTACAGCAAATACTTTGGCAAAAATGATTCACGGGATTTGTGATAATTTGTTGATTGCGACATATATGTCTGCAAAATGCCCAGTTTTCATTGCTCCTGCAATGGATTTAGATATGTATCAACATCCTTCAACCAAAAACAATCTGAAACTTGCCGAAGAATTTGGTCACACTGTAATTCCTGCAGAAAGTGGTGAACTGGCAAGTGGTTTAGTCGGTCAGGGAAGAATGGCAGAACCGGAAACGATTGTAAAAACTATTGAAGAGTTTTTTAATTCTGATCAAAAGAAATCTTTAGAAGGAAAAACGATTTTAATTACAGCCGGACCAACTTATGAAGCCATTGACCCTGTTCGTTTTATAGGAAATCATTCTTCAGGAAAAATGGGTTTTTCTTTAGCTGAAGAAGCTGCAAAGAGAGGAGCAAAAGTAATTTTGATTTCAGGGCCGAGCTCTTTGAATCCAAAACATGAAAATATCGATTTACACAGAATTACATCAGCAAAAGAAATGCTCGATAAAGTTTTCGAATATTATGATACCATCGATATAGGAATCGCAAGTGCCGCAGTTGCAGACTATGCTCCCAAAGTAGTGGCTTCAGAAAAAATTAAAAAAAATGAAGACACTTTCACAATAGAACTCATCAAAAATCCTGATATTCTGAAAACGATGGGTGATAAAAAAGCTCATCAATTTTTGGTGGGATTTGCTTTGGAAACTCAGAATGAAGAAGAAAATGCAAAAGGAAAACTGGCAAAGAAAAATCTGGATATGATTGTTCTGAATTCTCTTCGTGACGAAGGTGCCGGTTTTAAAAATGACACCAACAAAATAAAGATATTTACCAAAACAGAGAAAATGGAATTTGATTTAAAATCAAAAGAAAATGTCGCTAAAGATATTCTCGATTGTATTGAAGCTCAGTTTTTAAAATAA
- a CDS encoding nitrilase-related carbon-nitrogen hydrolase, with amino-acid sequence MKIIGLNQDIIWKNKIENFQLIENQLQNQEADLFLLPEMFSTGFCMDAAEVSDKNEESLEFLKKISKEKNTAFSGSASVKVGDLFFNRMYFVKPDSEIIFYDKRHLFSFSGEDKIYTPGKDRVIVEYLGIRFLLQVCYDLRFPVFARNNDDYDAILYVANWPEKRVGAWEHLLKARAIENLSYVFGLNRIGTDGNDLFYQESSHCFFADGKEISQKKGNLVSAELNLEELKNFRNHFQFLNDRDVFEIK; translated from the coding sequence ATGAAAATTATAGGATTAAATCAGGATATTATCTGGAAAAATAAAATAGAGAACTTTCAGTTGATTGAAAATCAGCTACAAAATCAAGAGGCAGATTTATTTCTTTTGCCGGAAATGTTTTCTACAGGTTTTTGTATGGATGCTGCTGAAGTTTCGGATAAAAATGAAGAATCGCTGGAATTTTTAAAGAAAATTTCAAAAGAGAAAAACACAGCCTTCTCAGGAAGCGCTTCTGTAAAAGTTGGTGATCTGTTTTTTAACAGAATGTATTTTGTGAAGCCAGATTCTGAAATAATATTTTACGATAAAAGACATTTATTTTCCTTTTCTGGCGAAGATAAAATCTATACTCCTGGAAAAGACAGAGTCATCGTAGAATATCTTGGAATTCGTTTTCTGTTGCAGGTTTGCTATGATTTAAGATTTCCCGTTTTTGCAAGAAACAATGACGATTATGATGCTATTTTATATGTTGCCAACTGGCCGGAAAAAAGAGTCGGAGCATGGGAACATTTATTGAAAGCTCGAGCAATTGAAAATCTATCGTATGTTTTTGGCTTAAACAGAATAGGAACAGATGGAAATGATCTTTTTTATCAGGAAAGTTCACATTGTTTTTTTGCTGATGGTAAAGAAATTTCTCAGAAAAAAGGAAATCTGGTTTCAGCCGAATTAAATTTAGAAGAGCTTAAAAATTTCAGAAATCATTTTCAGTTTTTGAATGATCGGGATGTTTTTGAAATAAAATAG
- a CDS encoding DNA-directed RNA polymerase subunit omega has product MSVKDTKAEVNTITYDKDKIEDKVGSIYEAIVIMGKRAEQINAEIRTELHNKLDEFAVHNSTLEEVFENREQIEISKHYEKLPKPTSIAIQEWLDGDVYFRKTEERK; this is encoded by the coding sequence ATGAGCGTAAAAGATACAAAAGCAGAAGTAAATACTATTACTTACGATAAAGATAAGATTGAAGATAAAGTAGGTTCAATCTATGAAGCTATTGTGATCATGGGGAAAAGAGCAGAGCAGATCAATGCAGAAATCCGTACTGAATTACACAATAAATTAGACGAATTTGCTGTTCACAACTCTACTTTGGAAGAAGTTTTTGAAAACAGAGAGCAAATCGAAATTTCAAAACATTACGAAAAACTTCCGAAGCCAACATCTATCGCTATCCAAGAATGGTTAGACGGTGATGTATATTTCAGAAAGACTGAAGAAAGAAAATAA
- a CDS encoding DUF4835 family protein has protein sequence MKKIIILLFLIVFNFGFSQELLATVNVNSQQLGGSNTQAYKALEKSLRDFINNTSWTGKRLQNFEKIKSNFSIVLSERDGNRFKGILVVQAVRPVFSSSYESPLLNLQDTRFAFEYAENENLIFNERQFSGKNLIDVISFYVYLILGYDADSFQSMGGTQWFSKAQQIAQNSQNRNYEGWNQINEPKSRSILIGEILNPNMSQLRSTIYTYHRAGLDGLFNQDQTQAKKIIFDALMQLKTYENSFQQNYFFNLFMDNKADEIFNIFNSGNNGAVNIGTLKQQMIIFSPKNTESRWNKWK, from the coding sequence ATGAAAAAAATAATCATACTCCTTTTTCTGATTGTATTCAATTTTGGGTTTTCTCAGGAACTTCTGGCTACAGTTAATGTAAATTCTCAGCAATTGGGCGGAAGTAACACACAGGCTTACAAAGCTTTGGAGAAAAGTCTCAGAGATTTCATCAACAACACAAGCTGGACAGGGAAAAGACTTCAGAATTTTGAAAAAATAAAATCAAATTTCTCGATTGTTCTCAGCGAGAGAGATGGAAACAGATTTAAAGGAATTTTAGTCGTTCAGGCGGTTCGTCCTGTATTTAGCAGCTCATACGAATCTCCACTTTTAAATCTTCAGGACACCAGATTTGCTTTCGAATATGCTGAAAACGAAAATCTTATCTTCAACGAAAGACAATTTTCGGGAAAAAACTTAATCGATGTGATCAGCTTTTATGTTTACCTTATTTTAGGCTACGATGCAGACAGTTTTCAGTCGATGGGTGGAACTCAGTGGTTTTCAAAAGCGCAACAGATTGCCCAAAACTCACAAAACAGGAATTATGAAGGCTGGAATCAGATCAATGAACCTAAAAGCCGTTCTATCTTAATTGGTGAGATTCTTAATCCGAATATGAGTCAATTGCGTTCTACCATTTATACCTATCACAGAGCTGGTTTAGACGGATTGTTTAATCAGGATCAAACACAGGCTAAGAAGATTATTTTTGATGCTTTAATGCAGCTTAAAACCTACGAAAACTCTTTCCAGCAGAATTATTTCTTCAATCTTTTTATGGATAATAAAGCAGATGAAATATTCAATATTTTCAATTCCGGAAATAACGGAGCTGTAAACATCGGTACGTTGAAGCAACAGATGATTATTTTCTCTCCAAAGAACACAGAATCCAGATGGAATAAGTGGAAGTAA
- a CDS encoding DUF4126 domain-containing protein, with protein MLDQIPYLPYVLSAFIGIGLAAATGFRVFLPMFAVSLASYFQWIPTHESFEWLSGLPALITTGIATLAEILAYYIPIVDHLLDTVSIPMATIAGSVLFASQFADLGTFPQWGLALIAGGGTAATISSGFAGIRAASTATTGGLGNPVVGTTETAGAGIMATLAMVAPVIAAFLAIATVIVIVILGRKALRKLRKRKEALNN; from the coding sequence ATGTTAGATCAAATTCCCTATCTTCCGTATGTTTTAAGCGCATTTATTGGTATTGGACTTGCTGCTGCAACAGGTTTCAGAGTTTTCTTACCGATGTTTGCGGTGAGTTTAGCGTCTTATTTCCAATGGATTCCCACTCATGAAAGTTTTGAATGGCTTTCCGGTCTTCCTGCATTAATTACAACGGGAATTGCCACTTTAGCAGAAATTTTAGCTTATTATATTCCAATTGTAGATCATTTACTCGATACTGTTTCTATTCCGATGGCGACGATTGCGGGTTCTGTACTTTTTGCAAGTCAGTTTGCCGATTTAGGAACATTTCCACAGTGGGGATTGGCTTTAATTGCAGGAGGAGGGACTGCAGCAACAATCAGTTCAGGGTTTGCAGGAATTCGCGCGGCTTCCACAGCGACAACGGGGGGACTTGGAAATCCTGTCGTGGGAACTACAGAAACTGCAGGAGCCGGAATTATGGCAACTTTAGCAATGGTTGCTCCGGTAATCGCAGCTTTTTTGGCAATTGCAACTGTAATTGTTATTGTAATCTTAGGTAGAAAAGCATTGCGGAAATTAAGAAAGCGAAAAGAAGCTTTGAATAATTAA
- the rnpA gene encoding ribonuclease P protein component, producing the protein MSEFKYPKEEKLKKENEITLLFAKGKWRSCGNLRIIILKNHPDLQNENVKLGVSVSKRYFKKAVYRNRVKRLLRECYRLNKDLFKTSFGDKTIAMLFWVSNELPEKFQDVEAEFIKLCQSQKKS; encoded by the coding sequence ATGTCTGAATTTAAATATCCGAAAGAAGAAAAACTCAAAAAAGAGAATGAGATCACTTTACTTTTTGCAAAAGGTAAGTGGAGGAGTTGTGGAAATTTGCGCATTATCATTCTTAAAAATCATCCGGATCTACAAAATGAAAATGTAAAACTAGGAGTTTCGGTTTCTAAAAGGTATTTTAAAAAAGCAGTATACAGAAACCGTGTGAAAAGGCTTTTAAGAGAATGTTACCGCTTGAATAAAGATCTTTTTAAAACGAGTTTTGGCGATAAAACAATTGCTATGCTGTTTTGGGTTTCAAATGAGCTTCCTGAGAAATTTCAGGATGTGGAGGCAGAGTTTATTAAATTATGTCAGTCTCAGAAGAAATCATAA
- a CDS encoding DUF6646 family protein: protein MKKLVFMLMVFAGVAVSAQAYTGKGDQKVNLGFNAWGYGTGITATYDYGLNQLISVGAGANAYFDGYKDNNDDNRVFIFGRVNFHLKEALELPEKLDIYPGVDLGVLGRDFGIGAHIGARYFFTEKVGVFAEVGNNGSLGVSFNF from the coding sequence ATGAAGAAATTGGTTTTTATGTTGATGGTTTTTGCCGGAGTGGCAGTCAGCGCACAAGCCTACACCGGAAAAGGGGATCAGAAAGTTAATTTGGGATTCAATGCATGGGGTTATGGAACGGGAATTACCGCGACTTACGACTATGGTTTAAACCAGTTAATATCTGTCGGAGCCGGAGCAAATGCTTATTTTGACGGGTATAAAGATAATAACGATGATAATCGAGTTTTTATATTTGGAAGAGTTAATTTCCATTTAAAGGAAGCTTTAGAATTGCCAGAAAAGCTTGATATTTATCCGGGAGTTGATTTAGGAGTTCTTGGCAGAGATTTCGGTATTGGTGCTCACATTGGCGCAAGATATTTCTTTACAGAAAAAGTTGGTGTTTTTGCTGAAGTTGGGAATAATGGAAGTTTAGGAGTTTCTTTCAATTTTTAA
- a CDS encoding tRNA threonylcarbamoyladenosine dehydratase, with translation MDKVWLERTELLIKEAGVEKLNKAAVLVVGLGGVGSFAAEFLARAGVGKMTIVDGDTVDITNINRQLPALHSTVGKHKVDVVSERLMDINPNLELVKVNEFLNPERMAEILDGGNFDYILDCIDSVTPKVSLIIAARRRKIKIVSSMGAGGKSDPSKVIVRDISKTQHCHLAREVRKRLKKEKIDKGIRCVFSDEIQDEDSLKMTDGSNYKRSFYGTISFLPAIFGLYATSEVINHLLKKD, from the coding sequence ATGGATAAAGTTTGGCTTGAAAGAACAGAATTATTGATAAAAGAAGCGGGTGTTGAAAAATTAAACAAAGCCGCTGTTCTGGTTGTAGGTTTAGGTGGAGTAGGTTCTTTTGCTGCTGAGTTTTTAGCGAGAGCCGGTGTCGGAAAGATGACAATTGTAGATGGAGATACTGTAGATATTACAAATATTAACAGACAGCTTCCTGCTCTGCACTCTACTGTTGGAAAACATAAAGTAGATGTTGTTTCAGAAAGATTGATGGATATTAATCCTAATCTTGAGTTGGTAAAAGTTAATGAGTTTTTGAATCCTGAAAGAATGGCAGAAATTCTAGACGGTGGAAATTTTGATTACATATTAGATTGTATTGATAGCGTTACACCGAAAGTATCCTTAATTATTGCTGCAAGACGCAGAAAAATAAAAATTGTAAGCTCGATGGGAGCGGGCGGAAAATCTGATCCATCTAAAGTTATCGTTCGTGATATCAGCAAAACCCAGCATTGTCATCTTGCGAGAGAAGTAAGAAAAAGACTGAAAAAAGAAAAAATAGATAAAGGAATTCGGTGTGTGTTTTCAGATGAAATTCAGGATGAAGATAGTTTGAAAATGACCGACGGAAGCAATTATAAAAGATCTTTTTATGGAACCATCAGTTTTCTTCCTGCAATTTTTGGTTTGTACGCAACATCCGAGGTTATCAACCACTTACTGAAGAAAGATTAA